The sequence CTCTATTCCTTAGCTAAAAGCTCCTAAAATATTTGCTAAGACTGATTCTAGAGGTGTTCTAGTTTATTCATTAATTGCTACTGCTACTATAGGTGTGGCTTGTTTTTTGACCTCACTTTTAGGCGATGATGCGGCATATTTTTGGCTTATTAATGCTTCAGCTTTAGCTGAATTTATCACATGGGCAGGTATAGCTTGGTCGCATTATAAATTCCGCAAAGCCTACATCGCTCAAGGCAAAGATATTAATGATCTACCATTTAAAGCAAAATGGTACCTACTTGAGCCAATTTTAGCACTTATAATGTGTATAATTGTAATAATTGAGCAAAATTATGAAGCCTTAATACAAGGTAGAGATTTTGTCACACTCCTTACTAGCTATATTGGATTGTGGCTATTTTTACTTATTTGGGCTGGGCATAAACTTATAACTAAAAGTAAAGCTATTGATCCACTTTAAGCCGATATAAAACGCTATAATTACTAAGATTTTATATTAAAACTATGAGTTAAAGCTATTGCTATTGCGTCTGTAATATCAAGTGGCTTTATCTCTTTAGTTATTCCTAGCATCTTTTTTACCATAAATGAAACCTGTTCTTTTGTCGCTTTTCCTTTGCCTGTTACAGATTTTTTGATTTGAAGCGGAGTATATTCACTAAATTCACCATGAATTTGCAAAATTTTAAGCATTAAAGCTCCACGAAATTGTGCAAGCTTTAAAACTGTTT is a genomic window of Campylobacter devanensis containing:
- the ruvC gene encoding crossover junction endodeoxyribonuclease RuvC, producing MYVKILGIDPGTRNCGYAIIQKFGNRKSLVEAGLIKIKQDDLQFQITQLCEGLDLIFKAHKIDAVAIEDIFFAYNPKTVLKLAQFRGALMLKILQIHGEFSEYTPLQIKKSVTGKGKATKEQVSFMVKKMLGITKEIKPLDITDAIAIALTHSFNIKS